The bacterium genome includes a window with the following:
- a CDS encoding DUF4143 domain-containing protein — translation MERKFRKRAKRRLIAHPKFYFFDVGLYRTLRPKGPLDMPEEIEGHAMETLLFQELIAINDYLDLGYQIFYWRTSNNIEVDFVLYGDKGIKAFEIKRTRKVTPSLLNGLKIFLKDYPLAKAYFLYGGERRYYEDSIEIIPIEKALKNLPLLLS, via the coding sequence ATAGAGAGGAAGTTCCGTAAAAGGGCTAAAAGGCGACTTATTGCTCACCCTAAATTCTATTTTTTCGATGTTGGGCTTTATCGCACCTTAAGACCTAAAGGACCTCTTGATATGCCCGAGGAAATTGAGGGACATGCTATGGAAACCCTTCTGTTTCAGGAATTAATTGCCATAAATGATTACCTTGATTTGGGCTATCAGATATTTTATTGGAGGACATCTAACAATATTGAAGTGGATTTTGTATTATATGGCGATAAGGGAATCAAGGCATTTGAAATAAAACGAACCAGAAAGGTTACCCCATCTTTGCTTAATGGACTAAAGATTTTTCTGAAAGATTATCCTTTAGCTAAAGCCTATTTCCTTTATGGTGGAGAACGCAGATATTATGAAGATAGTATTGAAATCATCCCGATAGAAAAGGCACTAAAAAATCTTCCTCTGCTTCTTTCATAA